Proteins encoded together in one Bacteroidales bacterium window:
- a CDS encoding KamA family protein, which produces MKNADKNFSSIYDIHGLDNVAISIKSHKLLKQILNENPKLNEILNESENETDVLISIREWIETYLQTKPYALKYYKREISDREDFEKLTWSDYAAIRILDYIDNAGKEFRDPNIRGGIAINNPVKKLWLAAKYGAGGAKAYFFIDMLELFRQFNGKNKREIPSLNKVKKWMDRHPSGLDPEIVKIRKHNRDRIINIIIKKIDSGEISDTKYSFSQEMSHEQKYFRVREWWKEGLFHLRFAVRSPEYLNEMLDNSLSPETMNLLFEAKNAGIPFFVNPYYLSLLDVKINKVSIGADLAIRHYVIYSKQLIEEFGEIIAWEKEDIVEPGKPNAAGWILPSYYNVHRRYPEVAILIPDTVGRACGGLCVSCQRMYDFQNGNLNFNLHELKPKEKWSQKLLRLLEYFEEDSQLRDILITGGDALMSSDKSLQHILDKVYEMSLRKRQANENLPDGEKYAEMVRIRLGTRLPVYLPQRITDELIKVLSDFKEKASKIGFKQFVIQTHFESAMEVTPEAKESVKRLISAGWAVTNQLVFTAAASRRGHTAKLRKVLEEIGVLPYYTFTVKGYMENSHNFATNERAVQEQIEEKIYGIIPDKYDSEIKNFKNNAENMIENINKIKQEAKLPFLSTDRNVLNLPGVGKSLTYRTIGITRYGRRILEFDHDSTRNHSPIIEKMGRVTIIESKSIYEYLEQLEEMGEDVSEYQSIYGYSIGSTEPRLSIFEYPDYDFKITEEMTNLEIE; this is translated from the coding sequence ATGAAAAACGCCGATAAAAATTTCTCATCAATTTATGATATTCACGGATTAGATAATGTAGCAATTTCAATAAAATCACATAAGTTATTAAAACAGATATTAAATGAAAACCCCAAACTAAATGAGATTTTAAACGAATCGGAAAATGAAACCGATGTATTAATTAGTATTCGCGAATGGATAGAAACATATTTACAAACAAAACCATATGCTTTAAAATATTATAAAAGAGAAATTTCAGACAGAGAAGATTTTGAAAAACTTACATGGAGCGATTATGCAGCAATCAGGATACTTGATTATATTGATAATGCAGGAAAAGAATTTAGAGACCCAAATATTCGGGGAGGTATAGCAATAAACAACCCTGTTAAAAAACTTTGGCTTGCTGCTAAATATGGTGCAGGTGGAGCCAAAGCTTATTTTTTTATAGATATGCTTGAATTATTCAGGCAATTTAATGGAAAAAACAAAAGGGAAATTCCGTCATTAAATAAAGTTAAAAAATGGATGGACAGGCATCCATCAGGACTCGACCCTGAAATTGTTAAAATTAGAAAACATAACAGAGATAGGATTATTAATATTATTATAAAAAAAATAGATTCTGGCGAAATATCTGATACAAAATATTCTTTTAGCCAGGAAATGTCACATGAACAAAAATATTTTAGAGTTCGTGAATGGTGGAAAGAAGGATTGTTTCATTTGAGATTTGCAGTACGTTCTCCCGAATATCTTAACGAAATGCTGGACAATTCACTTAGTCCGGAAACCATGAATTTATTATTTGAAGCAAAAAATGCAGGAATACCGTTTTTTGTAAACCCATATTATTTGTCACTTCTTGATGTTAAAATAAATAAAGTATCAATTGGTGCAGATTTGGCTATTAGACATTATGTTATTTACAGCAAACAATTAATTGAAGAATTTGGGGAAATTATAGCTTGGGAAAAAGAAGATATAGTTGAACCGGGTAAACCAAATGCTGCCGGATGGATTTTACCTTCATATTATAATGTTCATCGCAGGTATCCCGAAGTTGCTATTTTAATTCCCGATACAGTTGGAAGAGCTTGTGGTGGCTTATGTGTTTCATGCCAAAGAATGTACGATTTTCAAAATGGCAATTTGAATTTTAATCTTCATGAACTTAAACCAAAAGAAAAATGGTCACAAAAATTATTAAGGTTACTTGAATATTTTGAAGAAGATTCTCAGCTTCGTGATATTTTAATTACAGGCGGTGATGCATTAATGAGTTCTGATAAATCATTACAGCATATTCTTGATAAAGTTTATGAAATGTCTTTAAGAAAAAGACAGGCTAATGAAAATTTACCTGATGGTGAAAAATATGCTGAAATGGTTCGTATTCGACTTGGTACAAGATTGCCGGTTTACTTACCACAAAGAATTACCGATGAACTTATTAAAGTACTTTCTGATTTTAAAGAAAAAGCATCAAAAATAGGTTTTAAGCAATTTGTTATTCAAACACATTTTGAATCGGCAATGGAAGTTACACCTGAAGCAAAAGAAAGTGTAAAAAGATTAATATCAGCAGGTTGGGCTGTTACTAATCAGCTTGTTTTTACTGCTGCTGCTTCAAGGAGAGGACATACAGCAAAATTGAGAAAAGTATTAGAAGAAATAGGAGTGTTACCTTATTATACATTTACCGTTAAGGGATATATGGAAAATTCACATAATTTTGCTACAAACGAAAGAGCTGTGCAAGAACAAATTGAAGAAAAAATTTACGGTATTATTCCTGATAAATATGATAGTGAAATAAAGAATTTTAAGAATAATGCTGAAAATATGATAGAGAATATTAATAAAATCAAGCAAGAAGCAAAATTACCGTTCCTGTCAACCGACCGTAATGTGTTAAACCTTCCCGGCGTTGGTAAAAGCCTGACATATAGAACAATAGGCATAACAAGATATGGAAGGCGTATTTTGGAATTTGACCACGATTCTACAAGAAACCACAGTCCGATAATTGAAAAAATGGGTAGAGTAACAATCATTGAATCAAAATCTATTTATGAATATTTAGAACAACTTGAAGAAATGGGCGAAGATGTTTCAGAATATCAAAGCATTTACGGTTATTCTATCGGCTCAACCGAACCACGGCTTTCTATTTTTGAATATCCTGATTATGATTTTAAAATTACTGAAGAAATGACCAATTTGGAAATTGAGTAA